GGGTGCACCACCACCGGTCGGCGCACCCCGCGCAGCGCCTGGGCGATCAGCACGAAGCCCTCGGCCGCGCCTGCGGTGAGCAGCACCTCGTTCGGGTGACGGCGGTGTCGGGCGGCGACCGCCGCCCGGGCCGCCGTCGGGTCCGGATAGCGCGCCAGGTCGGTCAGGGTCGCGGCGATCGGGCCGGCCAGCCAGGCGGGAGGCGCTGCCTGGCGGACGTTGACGGCGAGGTCGATCAGGCCTTCGGTCGCCTCCGCGTCGCCGTGGTGCGCGAGGTCCGGCTCGGCCCCGGCGGTCGGGACCATCCCACTCGGCTGATCAGACATGTCCGCGATCCTGCCGGGAAGGTGGCCGGTGGGACAGTCGATCTCGGCGTAAGCCACGTCACCACCCGCCGGTTTAAGAGTTCTTCTCAGGTACGAATCGGAAATGTCATAACTTGGCCATGTGAGTAACCGACCCCTTGCTGCCGCTGGTCGACTCGTCCCTCTACTTCGCGCCGGACTGATCGCCGGAATCGTGATCGCCGCCGCCGCGTACCCACTGGTCGCCGTCACCGGGCTCGGCGCGAAGGCCACCGCGCACGCCACGGAGCAGAAGACCAGACTGCTGACCACCGCGCTGCCCGCCGAGACCTCGTACGTCTACGCCCCGGACGGCAAGACCGTGCTGACCATGTTCTACGAGGAGTACCGGCAGTACACCAAGCTGTCGGACATGTCGCCGAACATCCAGCAGGCGATCGTCGCCGCCGAGGACTCACGGTTCTACCAGCACCACGGCGTCGACCCGAAGGGCGTGGCCCGCGCCTTCGTGTCCAACGCCCGCTCCGGCGGCTCCCAGGGTGCGTCGACGCTGACCATGCAGTACGTCCGGATGGCCCTGCGGGACAGCGCGACCACGCCCAAGGAGGTCCAGGAAGCCACCCAGCAGACCAGCCTTCGCAAGGTCAAGGAGATGCGGATGGCGCTGGACCTGGAGAAGGAGATGAGCAAGGAGCTGATCATGGAGCGTTACCTGAACTCGGCGTACTTCGGGCACCGGGCGTACGGCATCTACGCGGCCAGCGAAATCTTCTTCTCCAAGACCCCGAAAAACCTGACCCCGGTCGAGGCCGCCACCCTCGCCGGGCTGGTCAAGTCCCCGTCGGAGTACGACCCGGCCGACTCCGACCAGAAGGAGGCCACCGGGCGACGTAACTACGTGCTGGACCGGATGAGCCAGCTCGGTTACCTCTCCCCCGACTCGGCCGCCGCCGCCAAGTCCGAGCCGATCCGGCTGAAGCTGACGACCCCGCCGCACGACTGTGCCGCGGTGGCGGAGAAGTACAACAGCTGGGGCTTCGCCTGCGACTACCTGAAGAACTGGTGGAGCGCGCAGCCCGCGTTCGGGGCGAACCGGCTGGAACGCATGGACAAGCTGCGCCGGGGCGGCTACCGGATCGTGCTCAGCATCGACCCGAAGATCCAGGAGGCGGCGGAGAAGAACGTCGGTTCCAAGGAGGCCACCGGCAGCCCGTTCGCCAACGGGATCGTGGTCTCCGAGCCGGGCACCGGGCGGGTCAAGGCGATGGCGGTGAACCGGACGTACTCGCTGGATCTCAGCGAGAACCCGCAGAGTTCCAATCCCGAGGCCGGGCCGAAGGTGAAGGCCAACTACCCGAACACTGTGGCGCCGCTGCTCGGCGGCGGTGACCTGGCGGGCTACCAGGCCGGGTCGACGTTCAAGATGTTCCCGATGCTGGCCGCGCTGGACTCGGGGATGACGCTCTCCACCTCGTTCAAC
This portion of the Micromonospora zamorensis genome encodes:
- a CDS encoding transglycosylase domain-containing protein; amino-acid sequence: MSNRPLAAAGRLVPLLRAGLIAGIVIAAAAYPLVAVTGLGAKATAHATEQKTRLLTTALPAETSYVYAPDGKTVLTMFYEEYRQYTKLSDMSPNIQQAIVAAEDSRFYQHHGVDPKGVARAFVSNARSGGSQGASTLTMQYVRMALRDSATTPKEVQEATQQTSLRKVKEMRMALDLEKEMSKELIMERYLNSAYFGHRAYGIYAASEIFFSKTPKNLTPVEAATLAGLVKSPSEYDPADSDQKEATGRRNYVLDRMSQLGYLSPDSAAAAKSEPIRLKLTTPPHDCAAVAEKYNSWGFACDYLKNWWSAQPAFGANRLERMDKLRRGGYRIVLSIDPKIQEAAEKNVGSKEATGSPFANGIVVSEPGTGRVKAMAVNRTYSLDLSENPQSSNPEAGPKVKANYPNTVAPLLGGGDLAGYQAGSTFKMFPMLAALDSGMTLSTSFNAPYRYRSSVYDGWAPSNASGAMTGQQTMWSGFGKSVNTYFVWLEEKVGADRAVRLAEQLGLRWRTDVDRDHASPDKAKQWGAFTLGVSDATPLEMANAYAAIAADGRYCEAIPVQSIMNRDGTPTTYATPGGIHREVAKPRCRQVVSADAARAATDAARCPTGDTPARGSCGGWSTADSVRGTVGRPVAGKTGTTDSTRSAWFVGYTPELAAASFISDPDNPFNAVGDGQSQIPIKAVSETLRDGLKGTPTRQFTPPSDAIVG